The proteins below come from a single Gordonia pseudamarae genomic window:
- the mltG gene encoding endolytic transglycosylase MltG gives MDDEHYRGHRHRSTGSDPAQSEADRLRYFTQPNPDRPMTRHRRRREDSVDTPPADSERSMPQRIAPRPTPGPARPARDTYPAPAQPPAGRAAPPRRRPEPPATTGGRPQYSRPAHTGIPTGAGGPVPGPHVGPGPNVQDGGERGAPLTGRPHAGTGQAGTGLIDATGADAGHSDSGHPDFGHTGTARSASAAGSDAGTDTRTRSDRREGRRRGGTDGGAADKARRRTRTRMVLAFVLVFLLAMVGGLGYVALRTLGVIGAADYSDATGAADVIVEIPANSTLSDFGDILADRDVVKSSRAFVNAADGRTMEGGFYKLRTQIPAATAVEMMTDTSKVHRVGLMNVPEGLQLESKKGIDGKTTPGIFQMIADATEVDVNGAHRGVTVEELEKVAATADPAALGVPEWAHKWVTATAVKGDFRRLEGLIAPGTWDYINPEHSADAILTQLVSQSVSRFENWGLLNDNGSGLTPYETLITASIVEREAKNADDFPKVARVILNRLAKDQRLEMDSTSNYRAEVTNIDVHGDAYSDANPWNTYQISGLPPTPIGAVGERALEATEHPATGQWLYFVSIDKDGNTLFADDYEEHKRNRQKACDTGLLSTGC, from the coding sequence GTGGACGATGAGCACTATCGGGGACACCGTCACCGCAGTACCGGATCGGACCCGGCGCAATCGGAAGCCGATCGTCTGCGTTACTTCACCCAGCCGAACCCCGACCGGCCGATGACCCGGCACCGGCGTCGTCGTGAGGACTCCGTCGACACCCCGCCCGCCGATTCCGAACGGTCGATGCCGCAACGGATCGCCCCCCGGCCCACGCCCGGTCCCGCCCGGCCCGCACGTGACACCTACCCGGCGCCCGCCCAACCGCCCGCGGGCCGGGCCGCACCGCCGCGGCGCCGGCCGGAACCGCCCGCCACGACAGGCGGGCGTCCCCAGTATTCGCGGCCCGCGCATACGGGCATACCCACCGGTGCCGGTGGACCGGTGCCGGGCCCGCACGTCGGACCGGGCCCGAATGTCCAGGACGGCGGTGAGCGGGGCGCCCCGCTCACCGGCCGTCCGCACGCGGGTACCGGGCAGGCCGGCACCGGACTGATCGACGCCACCGGCGCCGATGCCGGGCACTCGGACTCAGGTCACCCGGATTTCGGGCACACCGGCACCGCGCGGTCGGCGTCGGCCGCCGGTTCCGATGCCGGGACCGACACCCGGACCAGGTCGGACCGGCGCGAGGGTCGACGCCGGGGCGGTACCGACGGCGGCGCCGCCGACAAGGCCCGCAGGCGCACCCGCACACGCATGGTACTTGCCTTCGTGCTGGTGTTCCTGCTGGCGATGGTCGGCGGACTCGGATATGTCGCACTGCGCACCCTCGGCGTGATCGGCGCTGCCGACTACTCCGACGCGACCGGCGCAGCCGACGTGATCGTGGAGATCCCGGCCAACTCCACGCTGAGCGACTTCGGGGACATCCTCGCCGACCGCGATGTGGTCAAGAGCTCACGGGCCTTCGTCAACGCCGCCGACGGACGCACAATGGAGGGCGGCTTCTACAAGCTACGCACCCAGATCCCGGCCGCCACCGCGGTCGAGATGATGACCGATACCTCCAAGGTGCACCGCGTGGGCCTGATGAACGTCCCCGAAGGTCTGCAACTCGAATCGAAGAAGGGCATCGACGGCAAGACCACACCGGGCATCTTCCAGATGATCGCCGACGCCACCGAGGTCGACGTGAACGGTGCACACCGTGGGGTGACCGTCGAAGAGTTGGAGAAGGTCGCCGCGACCGCCGACCCCGCCGCGCTCGGCGTGCCGGAGTGGGCACACAAGTGGGTGACCGCGACCGCTGTCAAAGGTGATTTCCGCCGGCTCGAAGGGCTCATCGCACCCGGCACCTGGGACTACATCAATCCCGAGCATTCGGCCGACGCGATCCTGACCCAGCTGGTCTCACAGAGTGTGAGCCGGTTCGAGAACTGGGGTCTGCTCAACGACAACGGTTCGGGACTGACGCCGTACGAGACCCTGATCACCGCCTCGATCGTCGAGCGGGAGGCCAAGAATGCCGACGACTTCCCGAAGGTCGCCCGGGTCATCCTGAACCGGCTTGCCAAGGACCAGCGCCTGGAGATGGATTCGACATCCAACTACAGGGCGGAGGTCACCAACATCGACGTGCACGGCGACGCCTACAGCGACGCGAACCCGTGGAACACCTACCAGATCTCCGGTTTGCCGCCGACACCGATCGGCGCGGTCGGGGAGCGTGCGCTGGAGGCGACCGAACACCCCGCCACGGGTCAGTGGCTGTACTTCGTGTCCATCGACAAGGACGGCAACACGTTGTTCGCCGACGACTACGAAGAACACAAACGCAATCGGCAGAAGGCCTGTGACACCGGCCTGCTGTCAACGGGATGCTGA